One segment of Pseudodesulfovibrio sp. 5S69 DNA contains the following:
- a CDS encoding sigma-54-dependent Fis family transcriptional regulator, with translation MATNTQDHSDDLSYLLTLKTIQETLRKETTLEESLNALLKTLALDMEYVRAFMVIMDPKTENLKLSLTYSPAQSDDVTYSPGRGIIGRVFDSGQSISVPRMSDDPEFLNKAFGRSEEELRKLGFICVPVINLRSDEAEVIGALSVDVPLIPADDMKAHRDFLEVVAGIIAGHVAQLQEEMATQNHLLSQGLMAGGAETAPPKDFVAASKAMRLVLRQSTQVAPSRATALLRGESGTGKELLAEAIHQASPRADKPLIKLNCAALPSELIESELFGHQKGAFTGAFQTKRGLFEVADQGTLFLDEIGELSLDAQAKVLRAIQEKEIQRVGSEQTITVDVRLICATHQPLEELLEKGLFREDLYYRINVFPIFIPPLKERREDILPLAEHFLADFTDEYGKEVKRISTPAIELLVMYHWPGNVRELKNCMERAVLLCEEQVIRTYHLPPTLQSAESSATGTNLSFGEAVAKFEQELLIDSLKKTGGNMLQSARDLRVSYRIVNYKVKKYNIDVKKYSQTKKKTKKKLEV, from the coding sequence ATGGCAACCAACACACAGGACCACTCCGATGATCTCAGCTACCTGCTCACGCTGAAGACCATTCAGGAGACCTTGAGGAAGGAAACGACCCTTGAGGAATCGCTCAACGCGCTCCTGAAAACCCTGGCCCTGGACATGGAATACGTCCGGGCGTTCATGGTCATCATGGACCCCAAGACCGAAAACCTGAAGCTCTCGCTGACCTACAGCCCAGCCCAGTCCGACGACGTGACCTATTCGCCGGGCCGGGGCATCATCGGCCGGGTCTTCGACTCGGGCCAGTCCATCAGCGTACCGCGCATGTCCGACGACCCCGAGTTCCTGAACAAGGCCTTCGGCCGCAGCGAGGAGGAACTCCGCAAGCTCGGCTTCATCTGCGTGCCGGTCATCAACCTGCGTTCGGACGAGGCCGAGGTCATCGGCGCGCTGTCCGTGGACGTCCCGCTCATCCCGGCCGACGACATGAAGGCCCACCGCGACTTCCTCGAAGTGGTGGCGGGCATCATCGCCGGGCACGTGGCCCAGCTCCAGGAGGAAATGGCCACCCAGAACCACCTGCTCTCCCAGGGCCTCATGGCCGGGGGAGCGGAAACGGCCCCGCCCAAGGACTTCGTGGCGGCCTCCAAGGCCATGCGCCTGGTCCTGCGCCAGTCCACCCAGGTGGCCCCGAGCCGGGCCACGGCGCTGTTGCGCGGCGAGTCCGGCACCGGCAAGGAACTCCTGGCCGAGGCCATCCACCAGGCCAGCCCGCGCGCGGACAAGCCGCTGATCAAGCTCAACTGCGCGGCCCTGCCGTCCGAACTCATCGAATCCGAGCTGTTCGGCCACCAGAAGGGCGCGTTCACCGGCGCCTTCCAGACCAAGCGCGGCCTGTTCGAGGTGGCGGACCAGGGCACCCTGTTCCTGGACGAGATCGGCGAGCTTTCCCTGGACGCCCAGGCCAAGGTCCTGCGCGCCATCCAGGAAAAGGAGATCCAGCGGGTCGGCAGCGAACAGACCATCACCGTGGATGTGCGCCTCATCTGCGCCACCCACCAGCCGCTGGAAGAGCTGCTGGAAAAGGGGCTGTTCCGCGAGGACCTGTACTACCGTATCAATGTCTTCCCGATCTTCATCCCGCCTTTGAAAGAACGCCGCGAGGACATCCTGCCTCTGGCCGAACACTTCCTGGCCGATTTCACCGACGAGTACGGCAAGGAGGTCAAACGCATCTCCACCCCGGCCATCGAGCTGCTGGTCATGTACCACTGGCCCGGAAACGTGCGCGAACTGAAGAACTGCATGGAGCGCGCGGTCCTGCTCTGCGAGGAGCAGGTCATCCGCACCTACCACCTGCCGCCGACCCTCCAGTCGGCCGAGAGCTCGGCCACGGGCACCAACCTCTCCTTCGGCGAGGCCGTGGCCAAGTTCGAGCAGGAGCTGCTCATCGACTCGCTCAAGAAGACCGGCGGCAACATGCTGCAATCCGCCCGCGACCTGCGCGTGTCCTACCGGATCGTCAACTACAAGGTGAAGAAGTACAACATCGACGTGAAGAAGTACTCGCAGACCAAGAAAAAGACCAAGAAGAAGCTCGAGGTCTAG
- a CDS encoding indolepyruvate oxidoreductase subunit beta, producing the protein MPDTKKIRIFMTGVGGQGTLTATTLLAKTALSQGLTVTSGEIHGMAQRGGVVESTVLIGCKSPKIGIGEADILLGFEPMETMRALPYLRQGGLVVSSTEYMPPLSVAMGKQECPTIDDIKKAVATCTSKVYFMANQSIGLEAGAVQSGNIAMLGALCAAGELPFGPEALEAAIKANLPAKIQAVNLKALELGVKALNS; encoded by the coding sequence ATGCCCGATACCAAAAAAATCCGCATATTCATGACCGGTGTCGGCGGCCAGGGAACCCTGACCGCCACCACCCTGCTGGCCAAGACCGCCCTCAGCCAGGGGCTGACCGTGACCTCGGGCGAGATACACGGCATGGCCCAGCGCGGCGGCGTGGTCGAGTCCACGGTGCTAATCGGGTGCAAGTCGCCCAAGATCGGCATCGGCGAGGCCGACATCCTCCTCGGGTTCGAGCCCATGGAGACCATGCGCGCCCTGCCTTACCTGCGCCAGGGCGGCCTGGTGGTCTCGTCCACCGAGTACATGCCGCCCCTGTCCGTGGCCATGGGCAAACAGGAATGCCCGACCATCGACGACATCAAAAAGGCCGTGGCCACCTGCACCAGCAAGGTCTACTTCATGGCCAACCAGTCCATCGGCCTCGAAGCCGGGGCCGTGCAGTCCGGCAACATCGCCATGCTCGGCGCGCTCTGCGCCGCCGGCGAGCTGCCCTTCGGCCCCGAGGCCCTGGAAGCCGCCATCAAGGCGAACCTCCCGGCCAAGATTCAGGCCGTCAACCTCAAAGCCCTGGAGCTCGGCGTCAAGGCCCTGAACTCCTAG
- the iorA gene encoding indolepyruvate ferredoxin oxidoreductase subunit alpha → MANPLLGDTPGDTHLLLGNEAIVRGAVEAGIQVVTCYPGTPSSEVPDTFYRISPDGKYYFEYSVNEKVALEVAGGATLAGAMSMCTMKHVGVNVAADPLMTLCYVGAPGGLMLLSADDPGCHSSQNEQDNRIYARLGGMPVLEPASAQEAKDMARDGLLLSRKHGAPLLLRTTTRVNHLRGPVEFGPAPDPGKPEGFKRNPPHFVPIPAFSRPMHVRLMERMEALREEAENSPYNTVTGNGKYGIVCSGISRAYVADALDNAGLADKVTVLELGFSNPLPENKCLAFLQSVDTVLVVEELEPVVENDLRVLAQKHGLSLDIKGKDVLPRNGEFDVTMVENAIREGLGEAPVPTCECSLPELPGRPPNLCAGCPHRGTYYAARKVFGDDAVYSSDIGCYTLGLLPPLQTADFLLCMGSSISAGGGLAKASGQKVVAFIGDSTFFHSGLTGVANAVFNAHDVLIVILDNRTTAMTGHQPNPGVDKTVIGDNDHPLDIESAVRGLGVTEVRTVNPFNQKKTMAAMEELGTMSGVRVLIAKEPCPLYTRRVYKKVAPQVAYVAESCTGRFDCLDKLACPAMFKEGGKAAVNPILCNGCMLCLQVCGHIKAKKRGS, encoded by the coding sequence ATGGCAAATCCGCTCTTGGGTGACACCCCCGGCGACACCCATCTGCTCCTCGGCAACGAGGCCATCGTGCGCGGCGCCGTGGAAGCGGGCATCCAGGTGGTGACCTGTTATCCCGGCACCCCTTCAAGCGAAGTGCCGGACACGTTCTACCGCATTTCGCCCGACGGCAAATACTACTTCGAATACTCGGTCAACGAAAAGGTCGCCCTGGAAGTGGCCGGCGGCGCAACCCTGGCCGGCGCCATGTCCATGTGCACCATGAAGCACGTGGGCGTGAACGTGGCAGCGGACCCGCTGATGACCCTGTGCTACGTGGGCGCTCCCGGCGGGCTGATGCTCCTGTCCGCCGACGACCCCGGCTGCCACTCCAGCCAGAACGAGCAGGACAACCGCATCTACGCCCGCCTGGGCGGCATGCCGGTCCTCGAACCGGCCTCGGCCCAGGAGGCCAAGGACATGGCCCGCGACGGGCTGCTTCTCTCCAGGAAGCACGGCGCGCCCCTGCTCCTGCGGACCACCACCCGCGTGAACCACCTGCGCGGCCCGGTCGAGTTCGGCCCGGCGCCCGACCCCGGCAAGCCCGAGGGGTTCAAGCGCAACCCGCCGCACTTCGTACCCATTCCGGCCTTTTCCCGGCCCATGCACGTCCGCCTCATGGAACGCATGGAGGCCCTGCGCGAGGAGGCCGAGAACTCCCCGTACAACACGGTCACCGGCAACGGCAAATACGGCATCGTCTGCTCCGGCATCTCCCGCGCCTACGTGGCCGACGCCTTGGATAACGCGGGCCTGGCCGACAAGGTCACGGTCCTCGAACTCGGCTTCTCCAACCCCCTACCCGAGAACAAGTGCCTGGCCTTCCTCCAGTCCGTGGACACGGTCCTGGTGGTCGAGGAGCTGGAGCCGGTCGTGGAAAACGACCTGCGCGTCCTGGCCCAGAAGCACGGGCTTTCCCTCGACATCAAGGGCAAGGACGTCCTGCCGCGCAACGGCGAGTTCGACGTGACCATGGTCGAAAACGCCATCCGCGAAGGGCTGGGCGAGGCCCCGGTGCCCACCTGCGAATGTTCCCTGCCCGAGCTGCCCGGCCGTCCGCCGAACCTGTGCGCTGGCTGCCCGCACCGCGGCACCTACTACGCGGCCCGCAAGGTCTTCGGCGACGACGCGGTCTACTCCTCGGACATCGGCTGCTACACGCTGGGCCTGCTGCCCCCGCTCCAGACCGCGGACTTCCTGCTGTGCATGGGTTCCTCCATCTCGGCGGGCGGCGGTCTGGCCAAGGCCTCCGGCCAGAAAGTGGTCGCCTTCATCGGCGACTCCACCTTCTTCCACTCCGGCCTGACCGGCGTAGCCAACGCGGTCTTCAACGCCCATGACGTGCTCATCGTCATCCTGGACAATCGGACCACGGCCATGACCGGCCACCAGCCCAACCCCGGCGTGGACAAGACGGTCATCGGCGACAACGACCACCCGCTCGACATCGAGTCCGCCGTGCGCGGCCTGGGCGTCACCGAGGTGCGCACGGTCAACCCGTTCAACCAGAAGAAGACCATGGCCGCCATGGAAGAGCTCGGGACCATGAGCGGCGTGCGCGTGCTCATCGCCAAGGAGCCCTGCCCGCTGTACACCCGCCGGGTCTACAAGAAGGTCGCCCCGCAGGTGGCCTACGTGGCCGAGTCCTGCACCGGCCGGTTCGACTGCCTGGACAAGCTGGCCTGCCCGGCCATGTTCAAGGAAGGCGGCAAGGCCGCGGTCAACCCGATCCTGTGCAACGGCTGCATGCTCTGCCTGCAGGTCTGCGGGCACATCAAAGCCAAGAAGAGAGGCAGCTAA
- a CDS encoding tetratricopeptide repeat protein codes for MAATNPVQPDVLTDIESHTPESLHPILEAAFTYRKQLITVVCIILAVTVAYAGYRAYSARAEANAQARLGEIMVSSTGADRLTKLDAMLGDVTASVRPAVTLEAAQTAMDLGDYTKAEGYWESLVGMTEGEMQFVARLGRAKAMAMSGKGADALKEMKELAGLASAAYTVPVYRQLALAAEAAGDKAEALTAYKKLDGEDIGDKPYIEYKISQLENN; via the coding sequence ATGGCTGCAACCAATCCCGTTCAACCCGACGTGCTGACCGACATCGAGTCCCACACGCCCGAATCCCTGCACCCGATCCTCGAAGCCGCGTTCACCTACCGCAAGCAGCTGATCACGGTGGTCTGCATCATCCTGGCCGTCACCGTGGCCTACGCGGGCTACAGGGCCTACAGCGCCCGGGCCGAGGCGAACGCCCAGGCCCGACTCGGCGAGATCATGGTCTCCTCCACCGGCGCCGACCGCCTGACCAAGCTCGACGCCATGCTCGGGGACGTCACCGCTTCCGTCCGTCCCGCCGTGACCCTGGAGGCCGCCCAGACCGCCATGGACCTGGGCGACTATACCAAGGCCGAAGGCTACTGGGAAAGCCTGGTCGGCATGACCGAGGGCGAGATGCAATTCGTTGCCCGCCTGGGCCGCGCCAAGGCCATGGCCATGTCCGGCAAGGGCGCCGACGCGCTCAAGGAGATGAAGGAGCTGGCCGGTCTGGCCTCCGCCGCCTACACCGTCCCGGTGTATCGCCAGCTCGCCCTGGCCGCCGAGGCCGCGGGCGACAAGGCCGAAGCCCTGACCGCCTACAAGAAGCTGGACGGCGAGGACATCGGCGACAAGCCCTACATCGAGTACAAGATCTCCCAGTTGGAAAACAACTAA
- a CDS encoding glutamate-5-semialdehyde dehydrogenase produces the protein MDLREQMVDMGRRAKAASRRLSAASGKAKQDALLILADLLETEAPAIREANRLDLDEAAENGLDKARVQRLTISDKVLKSMIQGCREVAAMADPVGEIESMVKRPNGMLVGRMRVPLGVVAMIYESRPNATVDAGILCLKAGNAVILRGGSEAFHSNRCLADLMHKALEKAGLPSDAVQVPPTTDREAVAEMLKLEEYIDVVIPRGGEGLIRAVTSQATMPVLKHYKGVCQIFADASCDIDKAVPIIENAKMQYPSGCNAAECLLVHRDVAGRLLPRVAEAIGPKGVKFKACPESLPLLGAYAEPAADEDWGCEFLDLILAVKVVADLDEAMDYIAEYGSNHTEAILSEDYANCMRFVREVDASLVVANSTTRFNDGAQLGLGAEIGISTSKLHAYGPMGIKELTSAKFVLLGEGQIRE, from the coding sequence ATGGATTTACGCGAACAGATGGTGGACATGGGCAGGCGCGCCAAGGCGGCGTCGCGCAGGCTTTCGGCGGCCTCGGGCAAGGCCAAGCAGGACGCCCTGCTGATCCTGGCCGACCTGCTGGAGACCGAGGCCCCGGCCATCCGCGAGGCCAACCGGCTCGACCTGGACGAGGCGGCCGAGAACGGCCTGGACAAGGCCCGCGTGCAGCGGCTGACCATCAGCGACAAGGTCCTCAAGTCCATGATCCAGGGCTGCCGCGAGGTGGCGGCCATGGCCGACCCCGTGGGCGAGATCGAGTCCATGGTCAAGCGCCCCAATGGTATGCTCGTGGGCCGCATGCGCGTGCCGCTCGGCGTGGTGGCCATGATCTACGAGTCCCGGCCCAACGCCACGGTGGACGCGGGCATCCTCTGCCTCAAGGCGGGCAACGCGGTCATCCTGCGCGGCGGCTCCGAGGCCTTCCACTCCAACAGGTGTTTGGCCGACCTGATGCACAAGGCCCTGGAAAAGGCGGGCCTGCCCAGCGACGCGGTCCAGGTGCCGCCGACCACGGACCGCGAGGCCGTGGCCGAGATGCTCAAGCTTGAAGAATACATCGACGTGGTCATCCCGCGCGGCGGCGAGGGGCTCATCCGGGCCGTGACCAGCCAGGCGACCATGCCGGTGCTCAAGCATTACAAGGGCGTGTGCCAGATTTTCGCCGATGCCTCCTGCGACATCGACAAGGCCGTGCCGATCATCGAGAACGCCAAGATGCAGTACCCCAGCGGCTGCAACGCCGCGGAGTGCCTGTTGGTCCATCGGGACGTGGCCGGGAGGCTGCTGCCCAGGGTGGCCGAGGCCATCGGCCCCAAGGGCGTCAAGTTCAAGGCCTGCCCCGAATCCCTGCCCCTGCTCGGCGCGTATGCCGAGCCCGCTGCGGACGAGGACTGGGGCTGCGAGTTCCTGGACCTGATCCTGGCGGTCAAGGTGGTCGCGGACCTGGACGAGGCCATGGACTACATCGCGGAGTACGGCTCCAACCACACCGAAGCCATCCTGTCCGAGGACTACGCCAACTGCATGCGCTTCGTGCGCGAGGTGGATGCCTCCCTGGTCGTGGCCAATTCCACCACGCGTTTCAACGACGGCGCGCAGCTCGGCCTGGGCGCGGAGATCGGCATCTCCACCTCCAAGCTCCACGCCTACGGCCCCATGGGCATCAAGGAGCTGACCAGCGCCAAGTTCGTCCTCCTGGGCGAAGGCCAGATCCGGGAGTAG
- the nadD gene encoding nicotinate (nicotinamide) nucleotide adenylyltransferase: protein MKIGILGGSFNPVHTGHVRMAVEVLEQLGLDRVELVPASEPPHKRVEDVLPFDLRMALVRRAIADIPGLGANPLEAERPGPSFTCDTLTCYRTQAPENELHFILGASTFLELHNWHHGLEIPALASLVVVNRWEAADNVAGFVTEHWPEAASEGAGLWRLPGGNAIRLLDTPRLDIKGGQIRTRWLDRRNLSLLVPDGVRDLLEERADEIEPHWGERRGA, encoded by the coding sequence ATGAAGATAGGTATTTTGGGCGGCAGTTTCAATCCGGTGCACACCGGCCACGTACGCATGGCCGTGGAGGTCCTCGAACAGCTCGGCCTGGACCGGGTGGAGCTGGTCCCGGCGAGCGAGCCCCCGCACAAGCGGGTGGAAGACGTCCTGCCCTTTGACCTGCGCATGGCCCTGGTTCGCCGGGCCATCGCGGACATCCCCGGCCTGGGGGCCAACCCCCTGGAGGCCGAACGGCCCGGCCCTTCGTTCACCTGCGACACCCTGACCTGTTACCGTACGCAAGCGCCGGAAAACGAACTCCATTTCATCCTGGGCGCGTCCACCTTCCTGGAACTGCACAACTGGCATCACGGGCTGGAGATCCCGGCCCTGGCCTCGCTGGTGGTGGTCAACCGCTGGGAGGCGGCCGACAACGTGGCCGGGTTCGTGACCGAACACTGGCCCGAAGCGGCCTCCGAGGGGGCGGGCCTGTGGCGCCTGCCCGGCGGCAACGCCATCCGGCTGCTGGACACTCCCCGCCTGGACATCAAGGGCGGACAGATCCGGACCCGCTGGCTGGATCGCCGCAACCTGAGCCTGCTGGTCCCGGACGGGGTCCGCGACCTGCTTGAGGAGCGCGCGGACGAGATCGAACCCCATTGGGGCGAACGCCGGGGGGCCTGA
- a CDS encoding glycosyltransferase family 9 protein, with product MNPSAAEHPAVVFRLGHMGDVALATGVLSHWFERTGQPFVFATREANLPLLANHPAVAGTIGLSKADLTDAGWLRRTGELARQYAGGTLIDLHGTLRSRILALRWKGPVRRYPKFGLARRLFERTRSDRFRAKLEALNVPQRYALALDRAAPEREAVLPRVYLTEDETRAAERRLSPISCEGPRVALHPYATHPSKQWPAENWIRLAALLDAEDINWFVVGRSVAPLTSGHERDLTNQTDLRATCGLLARADLLVTGDSGPMHLACGVGTPVVALFGPTAKAWGFYPAGPKDVVLERDLPCRPCSLHGAGKCTRGFECMTETTPETVLDAVRASLARSVRPAFNDPS from the coding sequence ATGAATCCGAGCGCAGCCGAACATCCCGCCGTGGTCTTCCGCCTGGGGCATATGGGCGACGTGGCCCTGGCCACCGGCGTCCTGTCCCACTGGTTCGAGCGGACCGGCCAACCCTTCGTCTTCGCGACCAGGGAGGCCAATCTGCCCCTGCTCGCCAACCACCCCGCCGTGGCCGGGACCATCGGCCTGTCCAAGGCGGACCTGACCGACGCGGGCTGGCTGCGCAGGACCGGCGAGCTGGCCCGGCAATACGCGGGCGGCACGCTCATCGACCTGCACGGCACCCTGCGCTCGCGCATCCTGGCCCTGCGTTGGAAGGGGCCGGTCCGCCGCTATCCCAAGTTCGGCCTGGCCCGCCGCCTGTTCGAGCGCACCCGCTCGGACCGCTTCCGCGCGAAGCTCGAAGCCCTGAACGTGCCCCAGCGCTACGCCCTGGCCCTGGACCGGGCCGCGCCCGAACGCGAGGCCGTGCTGCCGCGCGTCTACCTGACCGAAGACGAGACGCGGGCGGCCGAACGGCGGCTGTCGCCCATCTCCTGCGAGGGGCCGCGCGTGGCTCTGCACCCCTACGCCACCCACCCGTCCAAGCAGTGGCCCGCCGAGAACTGGATCCGGCTGGCCGCCCTGCTGGACGCCGAAGACATCAATTGGTTCGTGGTGGGCAGAAGCGTGGCCCCGCTGACCAGCGGCCACGAGCGCGACCTGACCAACCAGACCGACCTGCGGGCCACCTGCGGCCTGCTCGCGCGGGCCGACCTGCTGGTCACCGGCGACTCCGGGCCCATGCACCTGGCCTGCGGGGTGGGCACTCCGGTGGTCGCCCTGTTCGGGCCCACGGCCAAGGCCTGGGGGTTCTATCCGGCGGGCCCGAAGGACGTGGTCCTGGAACGGGACCTGCCCTGCCGCCCCTGCTCCCTGCACGGGGCCGGGAAATGTACGCGCGGCTTCGAATGCATGACCGAGACCACGCCCGAGACGGTCCTCGACGCGGTCCGGGCCTCCCTGGCCCGATCCGTTCGGCCCGCGTTCAACGATCCTTCCTGA
- a CDS encoding hemolysin family protein — translation MVELILAVGVAVFVSAFCSVAEAALYSMTWADIQKLKDSGRKSAVLLHRLRSKIDEPITAILTLNTCAHTAGAAVAGWAWAKLYGEDTLWLFTVCFTVIILIFTEIMPKTLGVLYSDVIAPPLARPLKGMVWVFKPIIAIMGVLSKAVSHRESKPDHTEDDIRAIVSLTRRSGVIKQYEETSIRNILSLDSKTAEQIMTPRTVVFSLPADMTVAQAREEHPNWPHSRIPVYEEDTEDIVGVVYRRLVLEALADDRDELKLSDIMRPVRFVLESVTLDKLLVQFLGSRMHLAVVLDEYGGVAGVVTLEDVLEEILGSEIVDETDQVVDMRELARTQRDELTRARNGSTGGDKNE, via the coding sequence ATGGTTGAACTCATACTCGCCGTCGGCGTGGCCGTCTTTGTGTCCGCATTCTGCTCCGTGGCCGAAGCGGCCCTCTATTCCATGACCTGGGCCGACATCCAGAAGCTCAAGGACAGCGGCCGCAAGTCCGCGGTTTTGCTCCACAGGCTTCGCTCCAAGATCGACGAGCCCATCACCGCCATCCTGACGCTCAACACCTGCGCGCACACCGCCGGGGCGGCGGTGGCCGGCTGGGCCTGGGCCAAGCTTTACGGCGAAGACACGCTTTGGCTCTTTACAGTTTGCTTTACAGTAATTATTCTCATTTTCACGGAGATCATGCCCAAGACGCTGGGCGTGCTCTACTCGGACGTGATCGCGCCGCCCCTGGCCCGGCCGCTCAAGGGCATGGTCTGGGTGTTCAAGCCGATCATCGCCATCATGGGCGTGCTGTCCAAAGCGGTCAGCCACAGGGAGTCCAAGCCGGACCACACCGAGGACGACATCCGGGCCATCGTCAGCCTGACGCGCCGTTCCGGGGTGATCAAACAGTACGAGGAGACCTCCATCCGGAACATCCTCTCCCTGGACTCCAAGACGGCGGAGCAGATCATGACTCCGAGGACCGTGGTCTTTTCGCTGCCCGCGGACATGACCGTGGCCCAGGCCAGGGAGGAGCACCCCAACTGGCCGCACAGCCGCATCCCGGTGTACGAAGAGGATACCGAGGACATCGTGGGCGTGGTCTACCGGCGGTTGGTGCTTGAGGCCCTGGCCGACGACCGGGATGAACTCAAGCTGTCGGATATCATGCGTCCGGTGCGCTTCGTCCTGGAGTCCGTCACCCTGGACAAGCTCCTGGTGCAGTTCCTGGGCAGCCGCATGCACCTGGCCGTGGTCCTGGACGAGTACGGCGGGGTGGCCGGAGTGGTCACCCTGGAGGACGTGCTCGAAGAGATTTTGGGAAGCGAAATAGTTGACGAGACCGACCAGGTGGTGGATATGCGGGAACTCGCCCGCACGCAGCGGGACGAGCTGACCCGCGCCCGCAACGGCTCCACCGGCGGGGACAAGAACGAATAG
- a CDS encoding cytochrome c maturation protein CcmE codes for MAKKSNKIVYAVALVLFLGGLSYLIFSGLTQDSVYFLNVTEALAQDRAEIGNARLFGKVSPRGLAIADGKLGADFNLVDKVQHDKTLRVEYKGALPDTFKPDVEVIVEGRFSTDGQVFMAKTLVTKCPSKYEEKSKQMDAQQGQAG; via the coding sequence ATGGCCAAGAAGTCCAATAAAATCGTGTACGCCGTCGCCCTGGTGCTCTTTCTGGGCGGCCTTTCCTACCTCATCTTTTCCGGCCTGACCCAGGATTCGGTCTACTTCCTGAACGTGACCGAGGCCCTGGCCCAGGACAGGGCGGAGATCGGCAACGCCCGGCTGTTCGGCAAGGTCTCGCCCAGAGGGCTGGCCATCGCGGACGGCAAGCTCGGGGCCGACTTCAACCTGGTGGACAAGGTGCAGCACGACAAGACCCTGCGGGTGGAGTACAAGGGCGCGCTGCCCGACACATTCAAGCCGGACGTCGAGGTCATCGTGGAGGGCCGGTTCTCCACGGACGGGCAGGTCTTCATGGCCAAGACCCTGGTGACCAAGTGCCCCTCCAAGTACGAGGAGAAGAGCAAGCAGATGGACGCGCAGCAGGGGCAGGCCGGTTAG